The Priestia megaterium genome contains a region encoding:
- a CDS encoding MFS transporter: protein MIVKDSEKTSDIPKGLVLLMATVCGFTVANVYLNQTLLVSMSSTFHVSAASIGIIATLAQIGYALGNLLLVPLGDIFERKKLILILLFLICIILTLNALSTNRTWMMVTSLALGIVTVVPQIIVPLAANIASDNNRGKVLGNVAIGLVCGILGARLVSGFIDVHFGWRMVYWASAVTTLFMIFLVYAYFPRSKGTNVTNYKHLLMSLGPLFIKERTLQKACLSQGMMFASFSAFWTALVFLLHTHPYSYGSDMAGIIGLVGIAGAFATPIIGRLIDTKGAKFASLLCISISLIAFIGLVRGGYWLPGLILGALLITIGTQANQVACQFTIFQLGQEKRSRLNGLYMVSTFLGGSLGSYMGLLAWSKWQWHGVCAIAILMITISFCSLIPIKIPKKTIGNLTNKKGSNI from the coding sequence ATGATAGTAAAAGATAGCGAAAAGACATCTGATATACCCAAAGGTTTAGTTCTTCTAATGGCTACAGTTTGTGGATTTACAGTAGCAAATGTCTATTTAAATCAAACTCTTTTAGTTAGCATGTCTTCCACTTTTCATGTCTCTGCGGCCAGTATAGGCATTATAGCTACCTTAGCCCAAATTGGATATGCACTAGGAAATCTCTTGTTAGTACCATTAGGAGACATCTTCGAACGAAAAAAATTGATTTTGATTTTATTATTTCTTATATGTATCATTCTGACTTTAAATGCTTTATCCACTAACAGAACATGGATGATGGTTACAAGTTTAGCATTAGGGATTGTAACCGTTGTTCCTCAAATTATTGTTCCTTTGGCTGCTAATATAGCTTCAGATAATAATAGAGGAAAAGTTTTAGGGAATGTAGCTATTGGGTTAGTTTGTGGCATTTTAGGCGCTCGACTTGTTAGTGGTTTTATTGATGTTCATTTCGGATGGCGAATGGTGTATTGGGCATCTGCTGTGACTACACTTTTTATGATTTTTTTAGTTTACGCCTACTTTCCAAGAAGTAAAGGAACGAATGTAACCAATTATAAACACTTACTCATGTCGTTAGGTCCGTTATTTATAAAAGAAAGAACTCTACAAAAAGCATGTTTGAGCCAGGGAATGATGTTTGCTTCCTTTAGTGCATTTTGGACCGCCCTTGTCTTTTTATTACATACACACCCCTATTCGTATGGAAGTGACATGGCAGGGATAATAGGTTTAGTAGGAATAGCTGGAGCTTTTGCTACGCCTATTATCGGGCGTCTAATTGATACAAAAGGAGCAAAGTTTGCAAGCCTTTTGTGTATATCTATTTCCTTAATTGCTTTTATAGGTCTTGTGCGGGGAGGATACTGGTTACCCGGATTAATTTTAGGAGCCCTCCTAATAACGATAGGAACTCAAGCTAACCAAGTTGCCTGTCAGTTTACTATTTTCCAATTAGGACAAGAAAAAAGAAGTCGATTAAATGGGTTATACATGGTCTCCACATTTTTAGGGGGTTCCCTAGGATCTTATATGGGTTTACTTGCATGGAGTAAATGGCAGTGGCACGGAGTATGTGCAATAGCAATACTGATGATAACAATCAGTTTTTGTTCTTTAATCCCAATAAAAATTCCTAAAAAAACGATAGGAAATTTAACGAATAAGAAAGGAAGTAATATTTAA
- the ftsW gene encoding putative lipid II flippase FtsW, protein MFKKIVKCYDYKLIVALIVLSLIGLVMVYSASMVTAVSRYGVEGDYFYQKQKLALIAGFFFFCVSAFIPYKIYREKKVLKILLVTVITLLALVLIFGHTAGNAQSWLILGPIRIQPLEFTKLTIIVYLSAVFANKQEYINDLKRAIIPPILIVFFICFLIALQPDYGGILLILGTVAAIVLCSGISRKSMLKIALLGLIGIIIMLVVLLVTGHIDTVFSPVRLARFTGFLHPFANQQGDGYQLVNSYLAIGTGGLTGEGLGQGVQKAGYLPESHTDFIMAVIAEELGFWGVLLVLGLLFFIILQGLKIARRCNDPFGALLAIGISVMIGIQAFVNLGAVTGILPITGVTLPFVSYGGSSLTLLMFAVGVLANISMFNKYEKKYKNKVTGPRELKSV, encoded by the coding sequence ATGTTTAAGAAAATAGTAAAATGTTATGATTACAAACTTATTGTAGCCCTAATTGTTCTAAGTCTCATTGGTTTAGTTATGGTTTACAGTGCTAGTATGGTAACGGCTGTTAGTCGTTACGGTGTTGAAGGGGATTATTTTTATCAAAAGCAAAAACTTGCTCTTATAGCAGGCTTCTTCTTTTTCTGTGTTTCTGCTTTTATTCCCTATAAAATTTATCGAGAAAAAAAAGTGTTAAAAATCTTATTAGTAACAGTAATTACGCTTCTTGCTTTGGTCCTTATTTTTGGACATACCGCCGGGAATGCACAGAGTTGGCTTATACTAGGTCCGATCAGAATACAACCACTTGAATTTACGAAACTAACGATCATTGTATATCTATCGGCTGTTTTTGCGAATAAACAAGAGTACATCAACGATTTAAAGCGCGCTATTATTCCACCTATCCTTATCGTATTTTTTATTTGTTTCTTAATTGCTTTACAACCCGATTACGGTGGGATTCTACTTATTTTAGGCACAGTTGCAGCTATTGTCTTATGTTCAGGTATCTCTAGAAAATCAATGCTGAAGATTGCCTTACTAGGATTAATAGGAATCATTATTATGTTAGTCGTTTTATTGGTAACGGGACATATAGATACTGTGTTTTCCCCTGTTCGTCTAGCTCGTTTCACTGGTTTTCTCCATCCTTTTGCAAATCAGCAAGGAGATGGATACCAATTGGTTAATTCTTACTTGGCTATAGGAACTGGGGGATTAACAGGTGAAGGGTTAGGACAAGGTGTCCAAAAAGCTGGTTACCTACCTGAATCTCACACAGATTTTATTATGGCCGTTATTGCCGAGGAATTAGGTTTTTGGGGAGTACTTCTTGTATTAGGATTACTGTTTTTTATTATTTTGCAAGGCTTAAAAATAGCAAGAAGATGCAACGATCCTTTTGGAGCACTACTAGCTATAGGTATTTCGGTCATGATTGGCATTCAAGCATTTGTTAACCTTGGAGCAGTAACGGGAATTCTTCCTATTACAGGTGTAACGTTACCTTTTGTCAGTTATGGTGGTTCTTCTCTTACATTACTTATGTTTGCTGTAGGAGTATTGGCGAATATATCCATGTTTAATAAATATGAAAAGAAATACAAAAACAAAGTAACAGGTCCAAGGGAACTGAAAAGCGTCTAA
- a CDS encoding histidine phosphatase family protein, with protein MKTFILVRHCKAEGQEEGAILTEEGKKEAINLITYLNKVNCKITKIISSPYERAVKTIEPYAKEVGLSIQIDNRLSERRLSNKSFTNWLELLKQTFDDIDLVIEGGESTREATERAINLIREEIEYSKEQNTLLVTHGNLMSLILRYFDESFGFNEWANLTNPDVYRIDIEDNQINIKRLWDPMAYHSI; from the coding sequence ATGAAAACATTTATACTGGTAAGACATTGTAAAGCAGAAGGACAAGAAGAAGGGGCAATATTAACTGAAGAAGGAAAGAAAGAAGCGATTAATCTTATTACTTACTTAAATAAAGTGAACTGTAAAATCACTAAAATTATTTCTAGTCCGTATGAAAGAGCTGTAAAAACAATCGAACCTTATGCAAAAGAAGTAGGGTTAAGTATACAAATTGACAATAGATTATCAGAAAGAAGGCTAAGCAATAAATCATTTACTAACTGGTTAGAACTATTAAAACAAACTTTCGATGATATAGATCTTGTTATTGAAGGGGGAGAATCCACAAGAGAAGCTACAGAGCGTGCAATCAACCTTATCAGAGAAGAAATAGAATATAGCAAGGAACAGAATACGTTGTTAGTTACACATGGAAACCTTATGAGTTTAATTCTGAGATATTTTGACGAAAGTTTTGGTTTTAATGAATGGGCAAACCTAACGAATCCAGATGTTTATAGAATAGACATTGAAGATAACCAAATTAATATCAAAAGACTGTGGGACCCAATGGCATACCATAGTATCTAG
- a CDS encoding carboxymuconolactone decarboxylase family protein — protein MGTYTDSFQRGLDILAKIDPENYKDIIAGFEHSVLPDLGTLAVEFNYGQIFSRPGLDLKSRLLATVAGLTALGNTEQLKFYINGALNVGWTEEEILEAMLQMVIYAGFPVALNTILTVANEVFSERTEKNFSK, from the coding sequence ATGGGAACCTATACAGATAGCTTTCAACGAGGATTAGATATATTAGCTAAGATTGATCCAGAGAACTACAAGGATATAATAGCTGGCTTTGAACATTCAGTTCTTCCTGATTTAGGAACTTTAGCTGTAGAGTTTAATTACGGGCAAATTTTCTCTAGACCAGGGTTAGACTTAAAGTCACGTCTTCTTGCTACAGTGGCTGGTCTAACTGCATTAGGCAATACGGAACAGTTAAAATTTTATATTAACGGGGCTTTGAACGTTGGTTGGACAGAGGAAGAAATTTTAGAAGCAATGTTACAGATGGTCATTTATGCAGGATTCCCTGTAGCCTTAAATACTATTTTAACAGTAGCCAATGAAGTGTTTTCCGAAAGAACAGAAAAGAATTTTTCTAAATGA
- a CDS encoding amidohydrolase family protein, translating to MIIDSHAHVVLPIEKHIEIMDTSGIDKTVLFSTLVHPEKSNNYKEFTTEMNKLNQILNNEVNPLEARLNALEELNVAIKQHPDRFVGFGSVPLSSPDDPILNEWVEKLVKEQNMKGLGEFTLGTGQINLLEPIFKAASDYKSLPIWVHTFHPLNLKDIQELFLLTQKYENVPVIYGHMGGIYWLQTIEMIKEIKNAYLDISAFYTTYALSLAIKEIPQRTLFSSDFPYGDPYLNLQAVKRHTSSQEVADRVLGGNISKLLNL from the coding sequence ATGATTATTGATAGCCATGCACACGTAGTTTTACCTATAGAGAAGCATATTGAAATAATGGATACGAGTGGGATAGATAAAACAGTATTGTTTTCTACCCTTGTCCATCCAGAAAAAAGCAACAATTATAAAGAATTCACAACGGAAATGAACAAATTAAATCAAATTCTCAATAATGAGGTGAATCCCCTAGAAGCACGCCTAAATGCCCTTGAAGAGTTAAATGTTGCTATTAAGCAACACCCGGATCGATTTGTTGGGTTTGGTTCGGTTCCCCTTTCTTCTCCCGATGATCCCATCCTAAATGAATGGGTAGAGAAACTCGTTAAAGAACAAAATATGAAAGGTCTTGGAGAATTTACTCTTGGTACAGGTCAAATTAATCTGTTAGAACCTATATTTAAAGCAGCAAGTGACTATAAGTCTTTACCTATCTGGGTACATACCTTTCATCCTTTAAATTTAAAGGATATTCAGGAATTATTTCTTCTGACACAAAAATATGAAAATGTACCGGTTATATACGGGCATATGGGCGGGATTTATTGGTTGCAAACGATAGAGATGATTAAAGAAATTAAAAATGCTTACTTAGATATATCTGCATTTTATACAACCTATGCATTGTCCTTGGCTATAAAGGAAATACCCCAGAGAACGTTATTTAGTTCAGATTTTCCATACGGAGATCCATATTTAAATCTACAGGCTGTTAAACGTCATACATCCAGTCAAGAAGTTGCAGACAGAGTGTTAGGTGGGAATATCTCTAAGCTCCTAAACTTATAA
- a CDS encoding helix-turn-helix transcriptional regulator produces the protein MLSDKERRRELGDFLKIRRERLSPKDFNLPIGPRRRAKGLRREEVSQLAGIGITWYTWLEQGRDIQVSSEVLEAISRIFKLNKEEMEHLFLLGNHPLPSTTVQNERKNIDRVVKNLLSQLGHCPAYVTDEKLNIVDWNKAAVMVFGDFNEMDERNRNAVWRCFTSKEYQNLFQNWEDHAQRLIAQFRLAYTRFVGDEWFKTIISELSEESPHFYEWWSNHEVLGTPCGKKTIIHPVVGEMIMDHITLQVYDAPELKVTVYQPRQENETEEKMERLLR, from the coding sequence ATGTTAAGCGATAAAGAAAGAAGACGAGAATTAGGGGATTTTCTTAAAATAAGAAGAGAACGCTTGTCTCCAAAAGATTTTAATTTACCTATTGGACCGAGGAGACGAGCCAAAGGACTACGTAGAGAAGAGGTTTCGCAGCTAGCAGGCATCGGAATAACCTGGTATACGTGGCTAGAACAAGGGCGAGATATACAAGTATCTTCTGAGGTATTAGAAGCAATATCACGTATTTTCAAATTAAATAAAGAGGAGATGGAGCACTTATTTTTATTAGGTAATCACCCACTTCCATCTACAACCGTACAGAATGAAAGGAAAAATATAGATCGTGTTGTAAAAAATCTTTTAAGCCAATTAGGTCATTGCCCTGCCTATGTAACAGATGAAAAACTTAATATTGTAGACTGGAATAAGGCTGCTGTGATGGTTTTTGGGGACTTTAATGAGATGGATGAGCGAAATCGGAATGCGGTGTGGCGCTGCTTTACCTCCAAAGAATATCAAAATCTTTTTCAAAATTGGGAAGATCATGCTCAACGACTGATTGCTCAATTTCGTCTAGCTTATACACGTTTCGTTGGGGATGAGTGGTTTAAAACCATTATCAGTGAGCTTAGCGAGGAAAGTCCTCATTTTTACGAGTGGTGGTCTAATCATGAAGTTTTAGGTACGCCTTGTGGAAAGAAAACAATTATTCATCCTGTGGTAGGAGAAATGATTATGGATCATATTACGCTCCAAGTATATGATGCACCTGAATTAAAAGTAACCGTTTATCAACCTCGTCAAGAAAACGAAACAGAAGAAAAGATGGAGCGCTTATTAAGATAA
- a CDS encoding NUDIX hydrolase, with product MDFNRVDVAYSLLLDKSESKILMVLNRNNSWSLPGGGVEKGETLKQAAIRETKEETGYDIDIDGIVSLNEAFIDDNHVFFVVFKDCLIQEPSQIPKEENILKVEWIDLKTADNLMPYYPSGISSLINNSNAQYIIQR from the coding sequence GTGGATTTTAATAGAGTAGATGTAGCTTATAGCTTATTACTTGATAAAAGTGAAAGTAAAATTTTAATGGTACTAAATAGAAATAATTCATGGTCTTTACCTGGTGGAGGAGTAGAAAAGGGGGAAACTTTAAAACAAGCAGCAATTCGAGAAACAAAAGAAGAAACAGGCTACGATATTGACATAGATGGTATTGTAAGTTTGAATGAAGCATTTATTGACGATAATCATGTCTTCTTTGTTGTCTTTAAAGACTGTCTTATACAAGAACCAAGTCAAATCCCCAAAGAAGAAAATATTTTAAAAGTAGAATGGATTGATTTAAAAACAGCAGATAATCTAATGCCTTATTACCCTAGTGGTATTAGCAGTTTAATTAATAATTCAAATGCCCAATATATAATTCAAAGATAA
- a CDS encoding DinB family protein produces MEHYIFNQLNFARENTIKLVSHMDDTFTEIIPAGLNNNIKWNLGHIYVVQEKFAFSFAGEEINIPEHYNSIFAPDTKPSEWSIERPSLIELLNLLTLQNQRLNLVLPKRLGEKSLQPYITSTGLKLTYIDEFLSFCLYHEGMHYNAIKNIKSILS; encoded by the coding sequence ATGGAACATTATATTTTCAATCAACTAAATTTTGCGCGAGAAAATACAATTAAACTAGTTTCCCATATGGATGATACTTTTACAGAGATTATCCCAGCCGGGCTAAATAATAATATAAAGTGGAATCTAGGCCATATATATGTTGTACAAGAAAAATTTGCTTTTTCCTTTGCTGGAGAAGAAATAAATATACCGGAACATTATAACAGTATATTTGCACCCGATACCAAGCCATCAGAATGGTCCATAGAACGACCAAGTTTAATTGAACTGTTAAACTTATTAACACTACAAAATCAGCGTTTGAATCTTGTACTACCAAAAAGATTAGGCGAAAAGAGCTTACAGCCATACATAACCTCTACGGGTCTAAAGCTAACGTATATAGATGAGTTTCTGAGTTTTTGTCTATATCACGAAGGAATGCATTATAATGCTATTAAAAATATCAAATCTATTTTAAGTTAA
- the corA gene encoding magnesium/cobalt transporter CorA yields the protein MIRTIAITQDLHVKEDVSLDHLSDPSIKWFWVDLASPSEEEAKVLETFFHFHPLAIEDCLHLLQRPKLDYYEGYSFLVLHYLNSNTLDVEEVDLFIGENYLVTFHFKPVLSIETVRQRLLQHPSGFNKGVSYIAYAVLDQLVDDYFPIVYEIEDKLNEIESRDAKKSIALLMNDVFDIRSDLLKLRKTILPMRDLLYRIINSERLHIPADQKAYFNDIYDHLIKLTSMVEANRDMTSDMRDNYLSLNANRMNSIMMTLTIISSIFIPLTFVVGLYGMNFDHMPELHWHYGYYIVLGIMALMTIGMILWFKRKGWFNINK from the coding sequence ATGATTCGAACAATAGCTATCACACAAGACTTACACGTCAAAGAAGATGTATCCCTTGATCACTTATCTGACCCTTCAATTAAGTGGTTCTGGGTAGATCTTGCCTCTCCATCTGAAGAGGAAGCAAAAGTGTTAGAGACGTTTTTTCACTTTCACCCTTTAGCTATCGAAGATTGTCTTCATTTATTACAACGTCCTAAACTTGATTATTATGAGGGTTACAGCTTTTTAGTTCTGCATTATTTAAATAGCAACACGTTAGATGTTGAAGAAGTAGATTTATTTATTGGAGAAAATTATTTAGTGACCTTTCACTTTAAACCAGTACTCAGTATTGAAACAGTACGACAACGCCTTTTACAGCATCCTAGTGGATTTAATAAAGGAGTGTCCTATATTGCTTATGCGGTTCTGGACCAATTAGTGGATGATTACTTCCCAATTGTGTATGAAATTGAGGATAAATTAAATGAAATTGAAAGCAGAGATGCCAAAAAATCAATTGCTTTACTAATGAATGATGTTTTTGATATCCGAAGTGATTTATTAAAGCTGAGAAAGACCATTCTTCCTATGCGTGATTTGCTATATCGAATTATTAATTCTGAACGTTTACATATACCTGCGGATCAGAAAGCCTATTTCAACGACATCTATGACCACTTGATAAAATTAACAAGCATGGTGGAAGCCAATCGAGATATGACATCAGATATGAGGGATAATTATCTTTCACTTAACGCCAATCGGATGAACTCTATTATGATGACATTAACGATTATCTCCTCGATTTTCATTCCCCTTACATTTGTCGTAGGGTTATATGGGATGAACTTTGATCATATGCCTGAACTTCACTGGCACTACGGATATTATATCGTTTTAGGAATTATGGCTTTAATGACAATCGGTATGATTCTTTGGTTTAAACGAAAAGGCTGGTTTAATATCAATAAGTAG
- a CDS encoding HPP family protein, whose translation MSVTGSVHPKTEGTAIPKRSFFSKMVTNTKSPLKINLKDASTGLIGGLISILALGLLTDMTPTPWLMAPFGASCVLAFGVWNAPLSQPRNIIGGHLVATLVGLVIYHAFGNNAWTLGLAVGLAIALMMLTKTTHPPAGADPIVVILGGVSWSYIITPVLIGSLLIVLVALVVNNLRSDRAYPTFWL comes from the coding sequence ATGAGTGTCACAGGTTCAGTTCATCCAAAAACAGAAGGTACAGCCATACCTAAAAGGAGTTTCTTTTCAAAAATGGTTACTAATACAAAAAGTCCATTAAAGATTAATCTTAAGGATGCTTCCACAGGATTAATTGGAGGACTTATTAGCATTCTAGCTCTAGGATTATTGACAGACATGACTCCAACGCCCTGGTTGATGGCGCCATTTGGAGCAAGCTGTGTATTAGCATTTGGTGTATGGAACGCACCTTTGTCTCAACCACGAAATATTATCGGAGGACATTTAGTTGCTACTCTTGTGGGTTTAGTAATATATCATGCATTTGGGAATAATGCTTGGACTTTAGGATTAGCTGTTGGTTTAGCAATTGCGTTGATGATGCTTACTAAGACGACGCATCCTCCCGCAGGAGCCGATCCAATTGTTGTTATCTTAGGTGGGGTATCGTGGAGTTATATTATTACGCCCGTTCTAATTGGATCTTTACTTATTGTACTTGTAGCCTTAGTCGTAAATAATTTACGAAGTGATAGAGCTTATCCAACTTTTTGGTTGTAA
- a CDS encoding Imm6 family immunity protein, which translates to MRDIMNITINSRVAICLAYAEQTLNYFENEFKGGNYNQAFEQFRSIINMGYDWISGSVIDWEELYTLCNDEERDYGCFNFVAMFECSDKYETPISVLIWTIYYFIYQCAHHSNEIYFPQDLWDGHLPQEEEKNIIEALHIEVNEYLSTETCEKLKLMEEKYRSC; encoded by the coding sequence ATGAGAGATATTATGAACATAACTATTAATAGCAGGGTAGCAATATGTTTAGCATATGCTGAACAGACATTAAATTATTTTGAGAATGAATTCAAAGGTGGAAATTATAATCAAGCCTTTGAACAATTTAGAAGTATCATAAATATGGGTTACGATTGGATATCAGGAAGTGTGATAGATTGGGAAGAACTGTACACTTTATGTAATGATGAGGAGAGGGATTATGGTTGTTTTAATTTTGTAGCCATGTTCGAATGCTCAGATAAATACGAAACACCGATCAGCGTGCTAATATGGACTATTTATTATTTCATTTATCAGTGTGCTCATCATTCTAACGAGATATATTTTCCCCAAGACTTATGGGATGGACATTTACCACAAGAGGAAGAAAAAAATATAATTGAAGCTTTACATATTGAAGTTAATGAATACCTTTCTACAGAGACTTGTGAAAAACTTAAATTAATGGAGGAAAAGTATAGAAGCTGTTGA
- a CDS encoding CGNR zinc finger domain-containing protein codes for MCSKRTFPLISGFLSLDLVNTEVISHGRRHELLVHEQDLLDWLHTMYEQNPSLDRDILNISEDEATEILPHIHEFRFTLRENFERIADGNSVNNNWILNLEKNIENAPYVYQFESGELREVPKGSKLNKILSLLSLDALRLITDGKLQKIKRCSNPDCVLLFIDLTGRRKWCSMKICGNRKKVARFQHKNNKKT; via the coding sequence ATGTGTAGTAAAAGAACATTCCCTTTAATTTCTGGCTTTCTTTCTCTTGATTTGGTAAATACAGAAGTTATAAGTCATGGTCGTCGCCATGAATTACTGGTTCATGAACAAGATCTTTTAGACTGGCTTCATACAATGTATGAACAAAATCCTTCTCTTGATAGAGATATTTTAAATATATCCGAGGATGAAGCAACTGAAATATTACCTCATATTCATGAGTTTCGTTTTACACTAAGAGAAAATTTCGAAAGAATAGCAGATGGGAATTCCGTTAATAACAATTGGATCTTAAACTTAGAAAAAAATATTGAGAATGCACCTTATGTATATCAATTTGAGTCGGGTGAACTAAGAGAAGTTCCTAAAGGTAGCAAACTAAATAAAATTTTATCGCTCTTATCATTAGATGCTTTGCGTTTGATTACTGATGGTAAGCTACAAAAGATAAAAAGATGCAGTAACCCTGATTGTGTGCTATTATTTATTGATTTAACAGGTAGACGTAAATGGTGTTCAATGAAAATATGTGGGAATCGAAAAAAAGTAGCTCGCTTTCAGCATAAAAACAATAAAAAGACTTGA
- a CDS encoding GrpB family protein, whose product MDKQIIIENYTSDWALSFHEEKKLLKDIISDIAISIEHIGSTSVKGLGAKPIIDIMIGVYKLEKVGGFIEPLSNIGYEHVFHKEFPNRRFFRKGLWRAGTHHLHIYKYESEEWNRNILFRDYLRKHPDVRNQYNQLKIELAQKYSCDRVGYTEAKAPFITDVIQKAKGETKGR is encoded by the coding sequence ATGGATAAACAAATAATCATTGAGAATTATACGTCTGATTGGGCTTTATCTTTTCACGAAGAAAAAAAGCTTTTAAAAGATATTATAAGCGATATAGCTATATCAATTGAACATATTGGAAGTACATCTGTTAAGGGGTTAGGAGCTAAACCCATAATAGATATTATGATTGGAGTTTATAAATTAGAAAAAGTGGGCGGATTTATTGAACCACTAAGTAATATTGGATATGAACATGTATTTCATAAGGAATTTCCAAATAGAAGGTTCTTTAGAAAAGGATTATGGAGAGCAGGTACACATCATTTACACATATATAAATACGAAAGTGAAGAATGGAATCGTAATATTTTATTTCGAGATTATCTAAGAAAACATCCAGATGTACGTAATCAATATAATCAATTAAAAATTGAATTGGCTCAAAAATATAGTTGTGATCGAGTTGGATATACAGAAGCAAAAGCGCCGTTTATAACAGATGTTATACAGAAAGCTAAAGGTGAAACAAAGGGCCGATAA
- a CDS encoding DedA family protein, which yields MTETILRLVEDWGIWGVLLSLFIEGSAFPFIGTFFIVTVGFILDLSWFEIGGISILGSFLYAVGSYIPYFIGYKLGNSLENRLSPSKRAGLEKAKANFSKYGIWSIVISSPLHLGNVIPFLAGVSNMNLRLYTLLTMIGIAPTTFLFLSIGHFYNGDTETAIKTIKDYQSLLFTGFVIITVGYIGWRTRGHRQKKKDAKEEMIG from the coding sequence ATGACGGAAACAATATTGAGGCTTGTAGAAGATTGGGGTATCTGGGGTGTGCTTCTTTCTCTATTTATTGAAGGGAGTGCATTTCCCTTTATTGGAACATTTTTCATTGTAACAGTAGGTTTTATTTTAGATTTGTCCTGGTTTGAGATTGGTGGGATCTCAATATTAGGAAGCTTTCTATATGCTGTAGGTAGTTATATTCCTTATTTTATTGGATACAAACTAGGAAATTCCTTGGAGAACAGGTTAAGTCCTTCGAAAAGAGCAGGGCTGGAAAAAGCCAAAGCTAATTTTAGCAAATATGGTATTTGGAGTATAGTAATTTCAAGTCCCCTTCATTTAGGGAATGTTATTCCTTTCTTAGCTGGCGTGTCGAATATGAATCTTCGCTTGTATACATTACTAACCATGATTGGAATTGCTCCGACAACCTTTCTGTTTTTGAGTATCGGTCACTTCTATAATGGTGACACTGAGACTGCAATTAAAACAATTAAAGACTATCAATCGCTGCTTTTTACTGGCTTTGTGATAATTACTGTTGGATATATAGGTTGGAGAACACGTGGTCACCGTCAAAAAAAGAAAGATGCTAAAGAAGAGATGATAGGTTAA
- a CDS encoding NAD(P)-dependent oxidoreductase: MKNVIAIIGGTGKAGKYLAETAIQKGYKVRLLVRSPEKLTFADPNVSFIQGDARNADSIYSLINGCDVVINTFGQPNRAKPLYSETTTLIVNTMKELEIKRYIGVTGGSLDIKGDKKTFVNKLGAIAFRILYSEMILDKKKELQILEESKLDWTLVRLPFVKEHKESKKIKVNSLDMPGFKISAEGIAQFLIEQVSCSSYIHKAPFISN; encoded by the coding sequence ATGAAAAATGTAATTGCGATTATTGGAGGTACTGGAAAAGCAGGTAAATATTTAGCCGAAACAGCAATTCAAAAAGGTTATAAAGTCCGTTTGTTAGTTAGAAGTCCTGAGAAACTTACATTTGCAGATCCAAATGTAAGTTTTATTCAAGGAGACGCTAGAAATGCAGATTCCATTTATTCTCTAATTAATGGATGTGACGTAGTGATAAATACATTTGGTCAACCTAACAGAGCTAAACCTTTATATAGTGAAACTACCACTTTAATCGTCAACACTATGAAAGAACTTGAAATTAAAAGATATATTGGTGTAACGGGTGGGTCTTTAGATATCAAAGGGGATAAAAAGACATTCGTCAATAAACTAGGAGCAATTGCTTTTCGTATTCTTTATTCTGAGATGATTTTAGATAAGAAAAAAGAGCTACAAATCCTTGAAGAAAGCAAATTAGACTGGACACTTGTACGGTTGCCTTTTGTTAAAGAACATAAAGAATCAAAAAAAATAAAGGTTAATTCACTTGATATGCCCGGGTTTAAGATATCTGCTGAGGGTATCGCACAATTTTTGATCGAGCAGGTATCTTGCTCAAGTTACATACATAAAGCACCCTTTATATCAAATTAG